Proteins co-encoded in one Luteolibacter sp. Y139 genomic window:
- a CDS encoding ammonium transporter has protein sequence MMVLPLATPAHAQESTPPPAAEAAAPAAAAAATPTVEERLADIEAYMNNVKRPDKTSGAASLVAGPGPGHNAWQMVSTALVLFMTLPGLALFYGGLVRRKNVLSVLAQCLGCACMITPLWWLCGYSLSFGVDAKSAFIGDMSNAMFKGLSPYNVGAGYHWISDGMWAMFQLTFAIITPGLIVGAIAERMKFVSIMVFILLWMFAVYFPFAHMVWSTVGFMCGPLNPGATIKAIDFAGGTVVHMTSGWSALVLCLILGKRIGFGKEPMAPHSMVLCMVGTGMLWVGWYGFNAGSALGADGIASNAFVTTTLAAGTAGLAWALIEWILKGKPSVLGFCSGIVAGLVVITPAAGFVTATSSVIMGVLAGVVPFIAVAYLKKMLGYDDALDTFGVHGIGGTMGAILTGVFASKEANPGIEGLLNGLLVEQLKAVGLTIVWSVVATAIIAFIVKAVFGLRPEPEVETAGLDLADHGEAGYEH, from the coding sequence ATGATGGTCTTGCCGCTGGCCACCCCGGCCCACGCGCAAGAATCCACCCCGCCACCTGCAGCCGAGGCCGCCGCGCCGGCCGCAGCAGCCGCCGCCACGCCGACGGTGGAAGAGCGACTGGCCGATATCGAGGCCTACATGAACAACGTCAAGCGCCCGGACAAGACCAGCGGCGCCGCTTCGCTCGTCGCCGGTCCCGGTCCTGGCCACAATGCCTGGCAGATGGTCAGCACTGCCCTCGTGCTGTTCATGACCTTGCCCGGCTTGGCTCTCTTCTACGGCGGCTTGGTTCGCCGGAAGAACGTGCTCTCCGTCCTCGCCCAGTGCCTCGGATGCGCCTGCATGATCACCCCGCTCTGGTGGCTGTGCGGCTACTCCCTTTCCTTCGGCGTGGATGCCAAGAGCGCCTTCATCGGCGACATGAGCAATGCCATGTTCAAGGGCCTGTCCCCTTATAACGTTGGAGCCGGCTACCACTGGATCTCGGACGGCATGTGGGCCATGTTCCAGCTCACCTTCGCCATCATCACTCCGGGCCTCATCGTGGGTGCCATCGCGGAGCGCATGAAGTTCGTCTCCATCATGGTCTTCATCCTCCTCTGGATGTTCGCCGTCTACTTCCCCTTCGCCCACATGGTGTGGTCCACGGTTGGCTTCATGTGCGGCCCGCTTAACCCCGGCGCCACCATCAAGGCCATCGACTTCGCCGGCGGCACCGTCGTTCACATGACCTCCGGTTGGAGCGCTCTCGTTCTCTGCCTTATCCTTGGCAAGCGCATCGGCTTCGGCAAGGAGCCGATGGCCCCGCACAGCATGGTTCTCTGCATGGTCGGCACCGGCATGCTCTGGGTCGGCTGGTATGGTTTCAATGCCGGCTCCGCTCTTGGTGCTGATGGCATCGCTTCGAATGCCTTCGTGACCACCACCCTCGCCGCCGGCACCGCCGGTCTTGCCTGGGCCCTGATCGAATGGATCCTCAAGGGCAAGCCAAGCGTGCTCGGCTTCTGCTCGGGCATCGTTGCCGGCCTCGTGGTCATCACCCCGGCTGCTGGCTTCGTCACCGCCACCTCGTCCGTCATCATGGGCGTGCTCGCCGGTGTGGTTCCCTTCATCGCCGTCGCTTACCTCAAGAAGATGCTCGGTTACGACGACGCCCTCGACACCTTCGGCGTCCACGGAATCGGCGGCACCATGGGTGCCATCCTGACCGGCGTCTTCGCCTCCAAGGAAGCCAACCCTGGCATCGAAGGCCTCCTCAATGGCCTGCTCGTCGAGCAGCTCAAGGCTGTCGGCCTGACCATCGTCTGGAGCGTGGTCGCCACCGCGATCATCGCCTTCATCGTCAAGGCAGTGTTTGGCCTCCGTCCGGAACCGGAAGTCGAAACCGCTGGCCTCGACCTCGCCGACCACGGCGAAGCGGGCTACGAGCACTAA
- a CDS encoding type III pantothenate kinase — protein MPWLLVDNSNTRTKFALADATGILESRAWLPTPDISPESLATALKGFEFEGTLLCSVVPEKARILRDFLSAHGPVHPLSYQSDTGLLIDYPHPAQIGADRLANAIGVAARYGVPAIVIDFGTAVTFDVVSTGPAYSGGVIAPGLGAMQDYLGKRTALLPRIEIDEPRAAIGKSTIEAMQAGAVYGYRGLVREILFRLRAEMSGEPVIVATGGDAALIAQGLPEIQYVDPDLTLEGIRLAALKNIH, from the coding sequence ATGCCCTGGCTCCTCGTCGACAACTCGAACACCCGCACCAAATTCGCCCTCGCCGATGCCACCGGTATCCTGGAGAGCCGCGCTTGGTTGCCGACGCCGGACATCTCTCCGGAAAGTCTCGCCACCGCGTTGAAGGGATTCGAGTTCGAGGGCACCCTTCTCTGCTCCGTCGTTCCTGAAAAGGCCCGCATCCTCCGCGACTTCCTTTCCGCTCACGGTCCCGTCCATCCGCTCAGCTATCAGAGCGATACCGGCCTGCTCATCGACTACCCCCACCCCGCCCAGATCGGAGCCGACCGCCTCGCCAATGCCATCGGCGTCGCCGCCCGCTACGGTGTGCCCGCCATCGTCATCGACTTCGGTACTGCGGTCACCTTCGACGTCGTTTCCACCGGCCCCGCCTACAGCGGCGGCGTCATCGCCCCCGGTCTCGGCGCGATGCAGGACTATCTCGGCAAGCGCACCGCCCTCCTGCCACGCATCGAAATCGACGAGCCCCGCGCCGCAATCGGCAAGTCCACCATCGAAGCCATGCAGGCCGGAGCCGTCTACGGCTACCGTGGGCTCGTCCGCGAAATTCTTTTTCGACTCCGCGCAGAGATGTCGGGCGAACCCGTGATCGTCGCCACCGGCGGCGATGCAGCCTTGATCGCACAAGGCTTGCCGGAAATCCAATACGTCGATCCCGACCTCACCTTGGAGGGGATCCGGTTAGCAGCTCTTAAGAATATCCATTAA
- a CDS encoding ROK family protein: MAETPLSIGVDFGGTSVKFGVLYRSNIIDQAPAISTPDFDGPDALIEAMLRVIGDLRDRHPRVEAIGVGVPGFVHFEKGIVHNLTNVPGWTAIPLKKKLSDATNLPVIVENDANCMAYAEWKRGAGRGLNHLIALTLGTGVGGGVVANGKMVRGAQFGAGEIGQMSIDWQGRRGAYGNLGALEDYVGNNEIAADARQTYGEGGLERHLPDCTPASLAKAALNGDETALAIWDGIAAKLATAIMNCCWLLNPQAVIIGGGVAKAGDILFNPLTAHLYAQLSAPFKEHLMILPARFGNEAGMVGAAALALEESGVVLQP, encoded by the coding sequence ATGGCTGAAACCCCTCTCTCGATTGGTGTCGATTTTGGCGGAACCTCCGTCAAATTCGGCGTGCTGTATCGCTCCAATATCATCGACCAAGCCCCGGCGATCTCCACGCCGGACTTTGACGGACCGGACGCCCTCATCGAGGCAATGCTCCGGGTGATCGGCGACCTCCGCGACCGCCATCCGCGCGTCGAGGCCATCGGCGTCGGCGTCCCCGGGTTCGTCCATTTCGAGAAAGGCATCGTCCACAACCTGACCAATGTGCCCGGTTGGACCGCGATCCCGCTGAAGAAGAAACTTTCCGACGCCACCAATCTGCCGGTGATCGTTGAGAACGACGCCAACTGCATGGCCTACGCCGAATGGAAGCGTGGTGCCGGCCGCGGCCTCAATCACCTGATCGCCCTCACCCTCGGCACCGGTGTCGGCGGCGGCGTGGTGGCCAATGGCAAAATGGTCCGCGGTGCCCAATTCGGCGCCGGCGAGATCGGCCAGATGTCCATCGACTGGCAAGGCCGCCGCGGAGCCTACGGCAACCTCGGTGCTCTGGAAGACTACGTCGGCAACAACGAGATCGCCGCCGATGCTCGCCAGACTTACGGCGAGGGAGGCCTCGAGCGCCACCTTCCCGACTGCACCCCGGCCTCATTGGCCAAGGCCGCGCTCAATGGTGACGAAACCGCTCTCGCGATCTGGGACGGCATCGCCGCCAAGCTCGCCACCGCGATCATGAACTGCTGCTGGCTGCTCAATCCCCAGGCCGTCATCATCGGCGGCGGCGTGGCAAAAGCTGGCGACATCCTGTTCAATCCGCTCACCGCGCACCTCTACGCCCAGCTTTCCGCTCCTTTCAAAGAGCACCTCATGATCCTCCCCGCCCGCTTCGGCAACGAAGCCGGCATGGTCGGCGCCGCCGCCCTCGCCTTGGAAGAGTCCGGCGTGGTGCTACAGCCGTAA
- the lexA gene encoding transcriptional repressor LexA: protein MTQRQAEILEYLKSAQRKTGVMPSTREIQHYFKFASQTAAMSHLRALERKGVIQRLPGKARAVVFPEELDREEIVDIPVYGQIAAGMAGEVDQEKEGCISIDIATLGIPRSARTFALKVRGDSMIDAHICHGDTVILEFREPRDRDVVAALIDGETTLKRYVMNKGKPYLHAENESFPDLIPARELIIQGVLVALLRKAA, encoded by the coding sequence ATGACCCAACGCCAAGCGGAGATCCTCGAGTATCTCAAGTCTGCCCAACGGAAGACCGGCGTGATGCCGTCGACCCGGGAGATCCAACACTATTTCAAATTCGCCAGCCAGACGGCGGCGATGAGCCACTTGCGAGCCCTCGAACGGAAGGGCGTGATCCAGCGACTTCCGGGCAAGGCACGGGCGGTGGTTTTTCCGGAGGAACTCGATCGCGAGGAGATCGTGGACATTCCGGTCTATGGCCAGATCGCGGCCGGTATGGCGGGCGAGGTGGATCAGGAGAAGGAAGGCTGTATTTCGATCGACATTGCGACGCTCGGGATTCCGCGGAGTGCCCGGACATTTGCGCTAAAGGTGCGCGGTGATTCGATGATCGATGCTCACATCTGCCACGGCGACACGGTGATCCTGGAATTCCGGGAGCCGCGGGATCGCGACGTGGTGGCGGCGCTGATCGATGGCGAGACCACGCTGAAGCGCTATGTGATGAACAAGGGCAAGCCGTATCTCCACGCGGAGAACGAGTCGTTTCCGGATCTGATTCCGGCGCGCGAGTTGATCATTCAGGGCGTGCTGGTGGCGCTACTGCGGAAGGCGGCGTGA
- a CDS encoding D-alanyl-D-alanine carboxypeptidase family protein — translation MKAEAVRPTAIPTTPPPPVAAESVIVIDPVSGRVLYAKNADQRRPVASTQKLVTALVAMDSNLDQSVTISADDERCEPTKLEMKPGEVHTRRELLRVLMVKSANDVGRALARDIGGSQEGFAALMNQKAAQLGMRNSHFINPHGLPQEGQFSTARDMAIAARSAWRSQTIRSFTSLQSTTFQHSDGRVKTLQNTNKLLKRVPYCDGLKTGTTDAAGRCLISSGTLGGRSAIVVVLKSTTPNIWNDSEKLLRWSLERPASEG, via the coding sequence ATGAAAGCGGAAGCAGTCCGCCCCACCGCCATTCCCACCACGCCCCCGCCGCCCGTCGCGGCCGAAAGCGTCATCGTGATCGACCCCGTGTCAGGTCGTGTCCTCTACGCGAAGAACGCCGACCAGCGGCGCCCCGTCGCCTCCACCCAGAAGCTCGTTACGGCACTGGTCGCGATGGACAGCAATCTCGATCAATCGGTGACGATCTCCGCCGATGACGAGCGCTGCGAACCCACCAAGCTCGAAATGAAACCCGGCGAAGTCCACACCCGCCGCGAGCTGCTCCGGGTGCTGATGGTGAAAAGCGCCAACGACGTCGGTCGCGCCCTCGCCCGCGACATCGGCGGCAGCCAGGAAGGCTTCGCCGCGCTGATGAACCAAAAGGCCGCCCAGCTCGGCATGCGGAATTCCCACTTCATCAACCCGCACGGCCTGCCGCAGGAAGGTCAGTTTTCCACCGCGCGCGACATGGCCATCGCCGCCCGCTCGGCATGGCGTAGCCAGACCATCCGTTCCTTCACCTCGCTGCAAAGCACCACCTTCCAACACAGTGATGGCCGCGTGAAGACGCTCCAGAACACCAACAAGCTGCTCAAGCGCGTGCCCTACTGCGATGGCCTCAAGACCGGCACCACCGATGCCGCCGGCCGTTGCCTCATTTCCTCCGGCACCCTCGGCGGTCGCTCCGCCATCGTCGTCGTGCTCAAGAGCACCACGCCTAACATCTGGAACGACTCCGAAAAACTCCTGCGCTGGTCGCTCGAACGTCCGGCGTCGGAAGGATGA
- a CDS encoding aminotransferase class I/II-fold pyridoxal phosphate-dependent enzyme, with amino-acid sequence MSSIGLGKGPQGELADLSAAGLLRTLKPLDSPTGPRVIRDGRELWNFASNDYLGLASDPELAEAFIEGVRKYGAGSAASRLVCGTLPPHRLLEDALAAAKGTEAALVFSSGFATAVGSLPALAGKDDVLVLDKLCHASLIDGARLSGATIRVFPHNDTAKLARLLETIRAKQPAARVIVVTESVFSMDGDLCPLAEIIELKDRHGALLFLDEAHAFGVLGPHGMGLAAQLGLQHRVDFQMGTFSKAAGLSGGYLATSTAWRDLLVNRARSFVYSTAPPPALAHATIASLERIRSTDGDHRRKQLRENISILSAKHPSPIVPVLFGTNDAALAASTRLEEHGFLVPAIRYPTVPRGTARLRISLSAAHSPETIAALASEIGHR; translated from the coding sequence ATGAGCAGCATCGGCCTAGGCAAGGGACCACAGGGGGAGCTCGCGGATCTATCCGCCGCAGGACTACTGCGGACCCTGAAGCCTCTCGACTCTCCCACCGGCCCGCGAGTCATTCGCGATGGCCGTGAACTCTGGAATTTCGCTTCCAATGATTACCTCGGTCTGGCTTCGGACCCAGAGCTGGCCGAAGCCTTCATCGAAGGTGTTAGAAAATACGGAGCAGGCTCCGCAGCCTCCCGCCTGGTCTGCGGCACACTGCCACCGCATCGTCTGTTAGAAGATGCCTTGGCCGCCGCCAAAGGCACTGAAGCCGCACTCGTCTTCTCCTCCGGCTTCGCCACCGCCGTCGGCAGTCTCCCAGCCTTGGCAGGAAAGGACGACGTCCTCGTTCTCGACAAGCTCTGCCACGCCTCGCTCATCGATGGCGCCCGCCTCTCCGGTGCCACCATCCGCGTCTTCCCGCACAATGACACGGCGAAGCTCGCCCGCCTGTTAGAGACCATCCGCGCCAAGCAACCCGCGGCACGGGTCATCGTGGTCACCGAGTCGGTATTCTCCATGGACGGCGACCTCTGCCCCCTAGCAGAAATCATCGAATTGAAGGACCGCCACGGCGCACTCCTCTTCCTCGATGAAGCCCACGCCTTCGGCGTCCTCGGCCCGCACGGCATGGGACTAGCGGCGCAACTCGGCCTCCAGCACCGCGTCGATTTCCAAATGGGCACCTTCAGCAAGGCCGCCGGACTCTCCGGCGGCTACCTCGCCACCTCCACCGCATGGCGTGATCTGTTAGTGAACCGCGCCCGCTCCTTCGTCTACTCGACCGCACCTCCTCCCGCGCTTGCCCACGCGACCATCGCCTCGCTGGAACGCATCCGCTCCACCGATGGAGACCATCGCCGCAAGCAACTCCGCGAGAACATTTCCATCCTTTCCGCCAAGCACCCATCCCCCATCGTGCCCGTGCTCTTCGGCACCAATGACGCCGCACTGGCCGCATCCACCCGCTTGGAAGAGCACGGCTTCCTCGTCCCCGCGATCCGCTACCCCACCGTCCCACGCGGCACCGCCCGGCTGCGCATTTCTCTATCCGCCGCTCATTCCCCAGAGACCATCGCGGCACTGGCTTCAGAAATAGGTCATAGGTGA
- a CDS encoding TrmH family RNA methyltransferase — translation MTDWQTTLREQLTDGRDPSWVVLEGQGMVEAALAGWWEVAGVVISEDHSWEVPVWSGMEVARVAPAEMASLADASIHGGVLGLAKKPSETGEVAAFLRSLDAEALVVVCPRLDDPRVAGEVIRLAAEHDAAGVLLGAEGVSPFHVEAVRAAGGATFQLPIRIADGGLLLRSLKAAGVELCGWEQAFSGEAVTSGRRALVMGDPEKGLGPFWKAACDRQVGGEVGEALEELAVESGE, via the coding sequence GTGACTGATTGGCAAACGACGCTCCGCGAGCAACTGACCGACGGCAGGGACCCCTCGTGGGTGGTGCTGGAGGGTCAGGGGATGGTGGAGGCTGCGCTTGCGGGGTGGTGGGAAGTGGCGGGTGTTGTGATTTCCGAAGATCACTCGTGGGAGGTACCGGTGTGGAGCGGGATGGAGGTGGCTCGCGTGGCTCCGGCGGAGATGGCCTCCCTGGCTGATGCTTCGATTCACGGTGGGGTGCTGGGGTTGGCGAAGAAGCCCTCGGAGACCGGGGAGGTGGCGGCTTTCCTGCGCTCGCTGGATGCGGAGGCGCTGGTGGTGGTGTGTCCGCGGCTGGATGATCCGAGGGTGGCGGGTGAGGTGATCCGGCTGGCGGCGGAGCATGATGCGGCCGGGGTATTGTTAGGCGCGGAAGGGGTGTCGCCGTTCCATGTGGAGGCGGTCCGCGCGGCGGGTGGTGCGACTTTTCAGCTGCCGATCCGGATTGCGGATGGCGGGCTGCTGCTGCGCTCGCTGAAGGCGGCGGGTGTGGAGCTCTGCGGGTGGGAGCAGGCTTTTTCCGGAGAGGCGGTGACGAGTGGACGTCGAGCGCTCGTGATGGGTGATCCGGAGAAGGGGCTGGGGCCGTTTTGGAAGGCGGCTTGTGACCGGCAGGTTGGCGGGGAGGTGGGGGAGGCTTTGGAAGAGCTCGCGGTGGAAAGTGGAGAATAG